A window of Seriola aureovittata isolate HTS-2021-v1 ecotype China chromosome 17, ASM2101889v1, whole genome shotgun sequence genomic DNA:
ctggctCGTCCAGCAGTAAGTCCTCAGCAGGATGGGAGGTGACAGGACTTCCTGGTACACGCAGAGACACGACCTCATTCACCagttaaaagattttttttttttttttttttttagctaattACCATTATAATAGAGTAAAACACTGATTCTGGTGTGTACAAGTAATTTTGGTATCTGTCCTCTTGTCTAACactcagcaagaaagcgaataagaGTATTTACTAAAACGTcaaatattcctttaaagcaGACTAACCAGGAAGCCCATggaaatttattattattatttattattattattattattatgacctTGTTACTTGTATTGAAAAGTGCAATACAATAAAGTGATTCACACCAGtttatataaaacacacaaacaaatcaaaggaaaatgtaaatgaaattacacaataaaagcattttataAAACTTTGTCTTAAGGAGTGAGGTGAAATAAGTCTGATCTCCTCTGGCTGGTTGTTCCAAAAGCCCTGCGTCCTTTGGTTTTCAACCTAGACCTTGGAATGGCCAGCAATGCGCTACCAGAGGATCTCAGACTGCGTCTCGGCTCATTAGGGGTTAAAAGCTCAGAAATATAGGGAGGGGCCAGCCCAAACCTGGCCTTGAAAGTAatgaaaagaattaaaaaatcAATCCTAGAATGAATGGACAGCCAGTGTTGAGGTGTGAAGACGGGGCTGATATGAACATGTTTGGACTGGGATTTATAAACTGTTTGCGTCAcatcactgtatatttttaaatccaTAATAGGGAGTAGCAACACTTACAGTCACTGATAAAGAAATCTCAAGGACTATTCTTTTACAAGTGAATGCAGCTCTAGATGAATGGATCCAGTCTTGCAGAAGGTGCCAGGCTGAAACTCTAAACCAGTTAATGGAGTCTGCATAGATTGACCAAATGTGTCATCCTGCCTCGTACAGTGTAATGGCTTCATCACATGGGTAGTGTTTGTCTCAGCAAagctgtaggtgtgtgttggCTTAAAAAGCTCACTGGACTGGTATTTGCTGTATCAGCAGGGTCTCTGGGTGTCCAGAGACCACTATCATGGAAAATTCCAAAGGATACAGGTTTAGTGCCGTGTGTAGCTTGTGTGcagctattgtgtgtgtgtgtgtgtgtgtgtgtgtgtgtgtgtgtgtttgtgtgtgcgagagagagcagggagatgCTGTGTttatatagaaaaaaataaaaggattgTGGTTCAGCCAAAGCCACAGAGCCACTGTTGTGGCAGCGTCTGTTATAGATGCTGTTGTAACAgaattgacagacacacaactccAGCCTTAAAATTTGTTTCGCAATACTGTTTTAATCTAATAACAACTTTCCTCTCGCTATTGTCTGAACATTTTGTGGCCcacatttttgtccttttttaaactcatattttgatataaaataaaaatgtactaaATAGAATATGTGTAGATTAAGTGTAAGTTGGGGAGCATTTTATATCCAGTCATATATCCAGTCATAACCATCGCTTGCATAATAACAGTAGTTTCACGAAGGAAGTTTGTGGCTACTTATCTGTGTGTGAAACTGGCACCGGGGCTTTTAGTGTGAAGTTTGAATTTCTGTGGAAACTTTACAGTTTTCTGTCAAAACATGAAGTCCTAGGTCTGacaccactttcccattcatttaaaaactgcacttcACATTGATGGCCTCAGTCTTTGATGTGGCCATTTTACTCAGGAAACCTTTGATTTGAATCAAGATTCGACAGTGAAGAAGTGTTCATGTTCCCTGTGTTCTTAGACAGGATTCTTTTTAACGTTACTGTAGCGccgttaaaggagctatttgtaagttttgctattgctacatggctaacgttagcattaacagcgcTTTATTTAGCAGTCTAGAAGAAAAGGTGGAGGACTGAaggaaatgtattattttattattcaaaataaaatactcaaatTCAAATGATGTGATTCAAAGTCAGCATGCGTGGGAAAATAACCAGCACGAATGTAAAGTACAGAGTATGGAAAACCATCACTATGGCCCATTAAAGCAGCAGgcagtaaagagaaaaactaCCCGGGCTAAATCTGTACTCGCCCCATCATGTTTTCCCAGCCTCCCTCAGGCTTTATCTTTTGCTTATCGGCCACTTTTCCATTTcattcttccctccctctgtgctcCTTGTAAAGACCCTCCTTCCTTTTGTGTTGCTGTTCTAGAGCAGCAACTCTGTCACTGCACCTCTTAATGATttgtctttcctgtttttttttgttgttgttttttaggatccaaattaaaaaaagagattagTCTTAATTTTGTGTCAGTAAATTCACACTGGTATTGGGGGAttgctctctctgtgttgcCGTCAGTTGTatccctgcctccctccagCAGGAAGTATGTTGTTCAGAGAGGCTGTGATTACATTAACCTCATGTCTATTGAGTTAAGATGGATCAGACACTCTGCTCACTCTGCTCTGTGTCCTTtttgaaactgtaaaatgtattcaggctcctgctgtcagtgtgtgaagctGTGCGAATGTTAAACAAGCCACTGTGTGGTAAGCAAACCTTCCTGGATAAATATACTTGtagctttaaaaagaaaactctcACCCAGAACTAGCAGAGATAAGTGACCGGCTCAGAATGAGCACTCATCTGTGAATCTGCAGATATTCTGAGAGTCTGTTGACATCTGGCAGGAGGTTTCTGGAGGTTGTGTTATCTCTTTATTTAGGACTTATTGTTTGTCTGCACACAGTTACAGTGAAAGATATCAGTGCTTAGGGTTCCTCCCTTCAATTGGTATTATTCATCCTCATGCAGTATAAAAGGCAGCAGATGATTGTAAAGCTGTActtgcatgctaacatgctaacagtgaTAACGCTAACATGGTGATGTAAAGCAGGCAGAATGTTAACGATCTTAATTTGGTGTATTAACATGCGaaaatttgctaattagcactaaatatAAGTTTTTAACATTAGTTTTGCTTGTATTTGATCATAAGGCAAATAATTGGACAAAGTAAAATTTTGAGCTGATGATGGAGATAAGTGAAACAGTAAGGGATCCAGTGGTAACCACGACtatctgtacaaaatttaatgttaatccatccagcagttgttgagaaAAACCAAAGACGTCGTCTTTATGGTGGCATCTGTGGAAAAATGTTACTCATCCATATATTATTAGATATTTATGAGCCTGGTGGATCGACTGACAATCTGACCAATGTCCCTAGAGCCAAAAATTGATAATAAGAATATAAgcaaaaatgattaattttggccacttgagggcagcaTAAAgggctgaaaacacaacattatttTTACCAACTTCCTTTTGGAAACATCCGACTAAAGCTACTAAATGCGCCATCTTCTTAACCAGCAGCTCACCAAGGTTGTTTGTAAGTCCTTTGGTGCCGGGCAGGAAGTGTGGAGCGAGTTTACCAGAACTTTATTGAGTTTGAGGGCATTATAACCAAAACAGTGAGAGTTCTGCTGTAATTTGCTGTGCGCTGATTGTGggataaaaaatattgaatggTGAAGGTTTAAACTTCAGCTACAGTCAGTCTTAAACTCGCAACCTTCCACCTGTAAAAGTTAAAAATCCTGTTCTTGGAAACCTGGAAAATCTTCTCCATCTTATTCTACCATCAGCTACAGACatactgaaaaatatttactcactgagctgctgctgatgcctCTGTCATTGTtaacttttattatatttgtataaaccccccccccccccccccccccaaatcaatggaggttttcttttctgcttctccCTAATTGGCTGACATAGCTGGCGATGTAATGACTGATGATGTAAGTCGCGGGGCGAGGTGAATGAAGGGACTGTTCTCCTTGTAAGGTCACAGCGGTGTCGGCCTTTCCACAAattgttgttgccatggtaatgaGAGTTCTGTGaatgccaccagcaggtcactGATtcattggttttttttgtttgtttgtttttctttgggggggggttgttgtgCTTCAGGGCTGAgggaagagacaaaacatgtttttaaaagatacTTAACTCGTGTGTGAGTGATGGGGAGTAAGACTTCACATCTCTTCTCCTGTGCTGCTCTCCTCAGGTGTTTCACTTCACAACCTCTGCTGAGcgacccctcccccctccttcctctccacacacactgactccgACGTCCTCCGTGATGTCCTCTCAGGCCACGCCCATCCAGGGGTCAAGACCTGTGACCCCTCCGCTGAATTCTGCAGGATCCATGCTCTCTCCGGTGTCACATGGTAAAGGCATGTTTATTTTAGCTACTTTGAGACTGTTGTCAATCATATCAAACTACGGTGTGCACATAATGTGAAGCAGCAACGATAGGaaatttctgttgttttctagCATTAGCAGATTCTTAATACAACTCCTAATCAGAGTGCAGAGTAAACAGTCAGGTTGATATCAGTGAGATTAGATTACAAACAGTAACATTGGATTACACGCAGCATTTTCCTTAAATCCACTCTGTGGGTGAAGATATTTTAAAACCAGCAAATCCCAGTGGGCGACAGCAGCAACAAGGACTTCAATGCACAAAAGCAGAAtgttatataattatttattgtgttatttcattCAATGCAGATGCTGTAAACATGTATGTCAGCTCATTCTTAGGCACTGCTGGAAAGGCTGTCTGATAAGTGATGTCGTGTTTAAATTTTCATGATGTGTGACACCAGTTTTCTGTCCCATCAGAGTCcctgcagcctccagtctgcagacacagagaccgCTCGCCTTCCCCCCTGAGAGGCTACCTCATCCCCAGCCCTCTGCCCACCCGCAGAAACAGGACCTGCTCAGCGTgagaacacatacacacacacacatacacatacacacacacacacacacacacacacacacacacacagctgctatGTTTCCAGTATAGTGAGCAAAGCTTGTTGAATTTATTAGTTACTTGTAGCAGCAAAGTAAAGAAGTTAAGGTGACAACACACTCAGTAAAAACAAGAGTGAGCCACGTGTGTTGAAAGAGCTGCACCCTTTTTGATTTACTGGATTTAATGATAAACACAGGACGTGATGATGATTGATAAATAACtctatgtttttctgtgtctgttgatTGGGCAAAAGTTCCTCTGCCCCACAAAATTCAATCAATGCAGCCTCAAGGACTTTATCATTCACATTGTTGAATGGTCTTTTTTCTGTCACCCTCCACTTCCTCCGTCTTTCTGTCTATATTTCTCGCTCTATACAGGACGGCTCGAGCATCGGAGGGTCCCGTGTATACTggtgtgtgtaaatatttttcCCGCTCCAAAGGCCATGGCTTCATCACGCCATCGGACGGGGGCAACGACATCTTTGTCCACATCTCAGAGtaagctgtgtgtgtaatgtgaagaCTATAGGtccgcagtgtgtgtgtgtgtgtgtgtgtgtgtgtgtgtgtgttttggggggggTTAACTTGCTGTTTTAACTTGCATCAATATGTTCTTATGACTAATCAGGTTATCTGGAAATGATGTGAATAGAAAGGCATcaacagatggtgtgtgtgtgtgtgtgcgtgtgtgtgtgtgtgttcatgcaaaGAAGAGTGAGTGgtacattgtgtgttttttttctcattgtctcTGATGAGGTGTATGAGGGGGCTGCTTTGGTTTTAATGATCGTCATCAAGTTATAGTAGGGCTCTGTGTAAGAgcagagggacacacacacacacacacacacacactccgagCTTCCTTTTGGTGAGGAATGATTCAAACAGATTCTctaaggaagaaagagagaaacagagaaccTGTTTTACAATATACATTGTGCTGCCGTGTTTCATGTGTACATAggtgtttaactgtgtgtgtgtgtgtgtgtgtgtacttttgtgTATACACTGCTGATGTCCATGTATTTTATGCATGTGGGAGAAAACAAAGGCACAGTGGTGAAGGTCATCAGATATTCTTTTGTCCTCCTACAcctctcctgcagctcctgccatctgtgtgtgtcaaacACAACTTGACTTGCTGTGAAGTATTAAAGAGGGTTTCATATTCAAGGGTTATAGTACGTCATCATTAATCTGGAAAAAAGGCCTTTGATGTGTGAATGACGTGCGTCCACACCAGTGTTTTCACACTTGCTCAACACTAAAGGAGCAACTTAAATGTTACACctacaaaatatatattacgcataaaatatgaaagtgCAAACGTCCAAATGCAGTTACCCAACATGCAGATATTTGCCCCTAAACAAAGTTCAGCTTAGACTTGTATTGGTGCTCctggctggaaaaacaaaacaaaacaaaacagtgcatCTTCTGGTGAAGTTTAGTGGAAGTTCAAAGCATTTTACTTGCtggttgtttttgcttttcagcTGCAAATATCTGTACGTACATAACTTAGTAGTATTTCATAGTTTGtcaatctttttttgttttcctctcctccagcatTGAGGGCGAGTATGTGCCGGTGGAAGGCGACGAGATGAGCTACAAGGTTTGCTCCATCCCCCCCAAACACGAGAAGGTCCAGGCGGTGGAAGTGACCATAACTCATCTCAACCCGGGAACCAAACACGAGACCTGGTCAGGACACGTTGTCAGCAGCTGAATGCTGACCCTcacagggggtgggggtggggggggggttaacaaGGCCAGTGGGTGGGAAGGGAGACATAGATGGAGGGGgcgagagggagaggatgatgGTCGGGTGGGGAGAACTGAAACAGAGGGCTGTTAGTGGGCAGAGGGAAGACCAGGTAGAGTTATTAGACCTCTGTGTTTAACTCTGAGACGGCTGGGATACGTCAGAGAAGACATGACCAACATCCTGAGCTGACAAATAAAGGTTTTACTTGGAGGAAAATCACAACCATCTCATAGTCGTATTGAAATGTGGGAGGCTGACTCTGCCCTTCTGCAGAAATGGGTAACTATATCAAGGGAAGACATAGAGCTGGTTTGACTGGTTTGACTGGTATATGAATAGATTTATGATTACAGTGGAGAAATGTTTATCATGAAAAGATTTATAACATTACAGTAGGTTTCTCGCTTAGATTTTTAGAGCCCCGGTGTTGAAATTTGATGTATGTTGTTTGAAGTTTTACTTAATTTGATGAGGAAATAATCTTCAGCTGCGGTTATTCATTTTCTGGAAAAGCTCTAAACACATTCAGTTCAGCTTTGCAGCGTTTGAGAATAAAAGCTCCTGTGGTCACAACAGAACTCGTGTGGAGTGTTGAATAACAGAGGTCACTGTATAAACACTCCATGTTACATTTTCCAGCACAATGGAGTCATTTTCCAGGTATAATGTTCGTGCCTACTTCTACCCAGAGAACTTACAGCTCTGTTTGTGCCTACTCACACCAATCTATCATCTGTATTTGATCATGTGGCCATATCAATGAATTAAAGCATTTGCAACTGGTACACCTTCATggattctgcttttttttttttttttttttttgggatgaaCATCTTTTAACAAATTCTGGTTTGAGTTAGTGTGAAACAAAATATGCATCATTACAGTGGtgaaaagtacatttactcaaatactttacttaagtacaatttttatATTCAATATTATGGATACATTAACTAGGATTGTCTCACTAAAATTCAGTGTCATGTGTTTGATGCAGTGGATTTGTCATCCGTACTAcagataaactttattttgctGCCCTCTTCTGTCCACATCTGTCTACTGCAGCTTGACAAACGGTTCAGAGGTCataatgtgttttctgctcaCAATCGTCCATCATTTTCACAATGGTGGATAATTTTATCCATAATAAGAAttaaattgaaaattaaaagagaaatggcatataaattattttatttatattttagtaGTTAGGGtaatcaattaaatgaaaatcaaagctgaaaaaggaaactgaaTATTGATATGAGAAATTGATATTGTCAAATTCcaatttgaaaaaaaggaaattgaaaCTTAAATACTTATATATTCTCACTAGATGTTTTACACAGTTGTCATTGTGTCTTTAACTACTTTTAGCCATTTGAGCTACATTAGGCTCAGATGTAACTAACACCTGCTTACCATAGCTTTGTTACTGGTATTCATGCTTTTTCTCCTACAGTCATTACAAGTaacaacagtttaaaaaaaaaaaaataaagttgcaTGTGGCATTCCTGACTAGAAAGAAAACCCCATATTTGTACTCAAGCTAGAAATGAATTGAACAACAGAATTTGTAGATAACTAAAATCCGATTCATCTTGTCGCCTGATACAAAAGATATATCTGCACAAAGGTTGTGCATTGGAAAGCATTACATGGTGCAGGGTTCTAATTGTTTGattaaacaaatgtaatgtacaattactaagtacatttacatacTACCATGACCATTATTACAATTCTTGATAATTCTAAGCGAAAGATAATAACTCATATAAATATTAGTTTTAATTGTGACCGACAGAGAACAATAATCATTATTTGTCCGACAGGTTTAgtttagttgttttattttgaaatgatgtcACTGGAAGTGTACTATCATGTCTGATTTGATGCTGGCAAGAATATCTGCGGTAGTTTGTGCTCCACATCAGAAACAgttctttataaataaaattataaccAGTAATCGTGTGAGTGTTGTTAATTATAAGAATTacataaaacactttttctgATGTGTTTGTTGCAAATTTAATCTAGTGTTGCAGTTCCTCATTGTGACCACTGGATGGCAGTGAACACAGAAGACAATTAACTCATGCAGCTCAGTTAATACCATAGGTTAATACAGGTCAAGGAGAATATAGCATAGTACCACCTCCAGTGAAaagtttcaaagtaaaatacaaatgttttttgtttgctttgttttattcagaGCCACATAGTGTAGTTGTGTAGATATTATGGTTGTTAATGTATTGTGTTTGCACGGTGAAAGAAATGCTGCTCAGTATATGTCAGTTGTGTTTCTTAAATGGATTGTGAGTTTATTTCCACTGGTGCAGGTGTATGTTAGTTGAATGGAATATGTGAAAAATTCTTCACATGACAatgaaattacataaaaatattcattacacAGAACCAGCTAAACAcagttttaatgtcttacttTTATTGGTGCCTTTCTGAACAGTCATCAAAATTATTGAACACAAGGACCCAGATGTTAAAGTGATAATCAAGCTAATTAGTATTGCgcttcacactgaaaaaaagatcattctagactacaattcccataatACAACTCAATAAGACCCTCCTGTCCTAATATAGCTTGCATTATTCAAACTCACTCCCTGTGTTTGTAGCACAGGCTCTATGTTATAAATCTGTAGTTTCCATCCCCAAACTCAAAACGCTGGTGACATCACAATGACATCACCGGGGTTTTCTCAGATTTTGGAAAACTTCTTATAGAAAGTTAAACTGACTTTTAGTTGCATGCCTCTGCATCAGAGGAAGTTGCAGGTTTCAGGACCACATTTCCTGGACCCTATAGTTTTTCATGACACCTACGAAGTCATTAGAGAGAAAGTATTTGGGAGGCATTTTGTATATGCCTAACTGACCCTACGCCTTACCAATTCTCTAGGtggcacacacaaaaaactagGGTCCTAGAAATGTGGTCCTTGGACAGTGGTCCTGATCCTGCAGCCTCCTGTACTGCAGGAACATTGGATGCTTTTATGGATAAAACTGGTGAAGTGTCTCCTTAAATGTTTAACCCTACCTGTGCTAAAAGATTGGCAGTGGTGGAATTAACTCAAGTACTGTTGTCAAGTAGCCTACAGgttagtatttccattttctgtatATTTGTACTTCTTGCTCCACTTACCTGCACAGCTGTAGTTGTAGTGGTGTAGTTGTGTTTTTAGCTGGTTCGGCCAGCAGAGGTCACCTGATCTCCATGTTGCACCTGAAAGGCCACTTGCACTGAGTTGCCATTTCTGGCAAACACCTTGTAAAAGTCAGTGAACCACCAAAGCAGGTGTGCAGTGAGTTCAGACAGTGAGTCATAGGATGCTTGTTATATGAGGCCAGTTGACTGTTGACTTCCCAGTCAAATTGCATAATGACAGTAAATGGCACCCTCCAGTCTGTCAGAGGATTAACCAGCGGTAACatgttaaaatcttttttttttaaaaatgggcCACGTAGGGGGAGAGCAACTTCTACTACACCTGATTTAATCCAATCCAATTTAAATTATAGAGcgctttttaaaaaacaacacagttgACAAGTACAGTGctgtacaataacaataaaatacaaaaaaaaagagaaatgatgaTGGGAAcgagaggtgaggaggaggaagaggaaaggatggaaaagggaagagaaggGTGAGAGAAAGGACGCAGAAGAGaaggggtgaggaggagagagagagagagagagagagagggatggaggaaaacagatgatgagaagggggaggaggaggaggaggaggagagggaggagcagggggggggggggaggcaTTCAGTCTG
This region includes:
- the carhsp1 gene encoding calcium-regulated heat-stable protein 1 gives rise to the protein MSSQATPIQGSRPVTPPLNSAGSMLSPVSHESLQPPVCRHRDRSPSPLRGYLIPSPLPTRRNRTCSATARASEGPVYTGVCKYFSRSKGHGFITPSDGGNDIFVHISDIEGEYVPVEGDEMSYKVCSIPPKHEKVQAVEVTITHLNPGTKHETWSGHVVSS